In Pyxidicoccus xibeiensis, the following proteins share a genomic window:
- a CDS encoding 4a-hydroxytetrahydrobiopterin dehydratase translates to MAQDRTLLAPEALQSFLAQHPEWKHEGGMIRRTYEAPSFLAGIAFVEKVAQAAEKADHHPDIDIRWRKVTLALVTHDAGGLTFRDTGLAAEADRLFAEVVRAK, encoded by the coding sequence ATGGCCCAAGACCGCACGCTGCTCGCTCCCGAGGCGCTCCAGTCCTTCCTCGCCCAGCACCCCGAGTGGAAGCACGAGGGAGGGATGATTCGCCGCACGTACGAGGCGCCCTCCTTCCTCGCCGGCATCGCCTTCGTCGAGAAGGTCGCACAGGCGGCGGAGAAGGCGGACCACCACCCGGACATCGACATCCGCTGGAGGAAGGTGACGCTGGCGCTCGTCACCCATGACGCCGGAGGCCTCACGTTCCGCGACACCGGCCTGGCCGCGGAGGCGGACCGCCTCTTCGCCGAGGTGGTGCGCGCGAAGTGA